The following coding sequences lie in one Candidatus Zixiibacteriota bacterium genomic window:
- a CDS encoding cobalamin B12-binding domain-containing protein, with protein MSEKIRVLLAKPGLDGHDRGIKVIAAAFRDAGFEVIYTGLRQTPEMIVNAAIQEDVDAVGVSILSGAHMTLFPAIRNLLNEKKAEHMILFGGGIIPNEDVVTLEKMGIDKLFTPGATTEEAINYLREAVAKRHRDEEII; from the coding sequence ATGTCCGAAAAAATCAGAGTACTTTTGGCAAAACCGGGGCTGGATGGCCACGACCGGGGAATCAAAGTAATCGCCGCCGCGTTCCGCGATGCCGGGTTCGAGGTTATCTATACCGGCCTGCGGCAGACACCGGAGATGATTGTCAATGCCGCCATACAGGAGGATGTCGATGCGGTCGGCGTCTCGATTCTTTCCGGCGCGCATATGACCCTTTTTCCGGCGATACGGAATCTTCTCAATGAGAAAAAAGCCGAACATATGATTCTGTTCGGCGGCGGGATTATCCCCAATGAGGATGTCGTGACGCTGGAGAAAATGGGGATCGACAAGCTGTTTACCCCCGGCGCCACCACCGAAGAAGCGATAAACTACCTTCGCGAGGCGGTCGCCAAACGGCATCGAGATGAGGAAATAATTTAA
- a CDS encoding acyl-CoA dehydrogenase family protein has translation MRYNVDPRQQAVRDRVKDFAEKEILPVYKELDRAPEKFPIDYYHKLGKAGLIGFAMPKEYGGGGNSNIEYITLIEELAFYDAATALLAAVPELAVYPIIHFASDEQKKKYLPKCATGESIPAFALTERLAGSDAANQQTIAKIEGNQFVINGEKIFIMHGDACDVAVLFCRIGEEASERPKVSAIIVEASTPGFKGFTLRHKMGMRAATTGRIELKDCRVPVANQLGEIGKGFRYAMATLDGARIGVAAQGVGLCQRALDESVNYAKTRIAFGAPIAKLQAIQWMIADMSTQLEAARMMTYKAAMLQDKGEKFSVEAAQAKLFSTEAARFCVDRAMQIHGGYGYIGEFSVIEKLYRDQRVTEIYEGTSEVQRLVIAGNYLR, from the coding sequence ATGAGATATAACGTTGATCCAAGACAACAGGCTGTCAGAGACCGAGTAAAGGACTTTGCCGAGAAAGAGATTCTTCCGGTTTATAAAGAACTGGACCGCGCTCCGGAAAAGTTTCCGATCGATTATTATCACAAGCTGGGGAAAGCGGGCCTGATCGGCTTTGCCATGCCGAAAGAGTACGGCGGCGGCGGGAATTCCAATATCGAGTATATCACGCTGATTGAAGAGCTGGCGTTTTATGATGCCGCCACGGCTCTTCTGGCGGCGGTGCCGGAACTGGCTGTTTACCCGATAATTCATTTCGCATCGGACGAGCAGAAGAAAAAGTACCTGCCCAAGTGCGCCACCGGCGAAAGCATTCCGGCGTTTGCGCTGACCGAAAGGCTGGCTGGCTCCGATGCCGCCAACCAGCAGACCATTGCCAAAATTGAGGGGAATCAGTTCGTCATCAACGGCGAGAAGATTTTTATCATGCATGGCGATGCCTGCGATGTAGCGGTTTTATTCTGCCGTATCGGCGAGGAAGCCTCGGAACGTCCCAAGGTCTCGGCCATTATTGTCGAGGCGAGCACGCCCGGCTTTAAAGGATTCACGCTGAGACACAAGATGGGTATGCGGGCGGCTACCACCGGGCGGATCGAACTCAAAGATTGCCGGGTTCCGGTCGCGAATCAGCTGGGCGAAATCGGCAAGGGATTCCGGTATGCCATGGCCACGCTTGATGGCGCCCGTATCGGTGTGGCGGCGCAGGGTGTTGGACTCTGCCAGAGAGCGCTCGACGAATCGGTCAATTACGCCAAGACTCGTATCGCTTTCGGGGCGCCGATTGCCAAGCTGCAGGCGATTCAGTGGATGATTGCCGATATGTCGACCCAGCTGGAAGCGGCCCGCATGATGACCTACAAGGCGGCCATGCTTCAGGATAAGGGTGAGAAGTTCTCCGTGGAAGCGGCGCAGGCTAAGCTGTTTTCTACTGAGGCGGCCCGTTTCTGTGTCGATAGAGCGATGCAGATTCACGGCGGTTATGGTTATATCGGCGAGTTCTCGGTCATCGAGAAGTTGTACCGCGACCAGCGGGTCACCGAAATCTATGAAGGAACCTCCGAGGTGCAGCGGCTGGTGATTGCCGGTAACTATCTGAGGTAG
- a CDS encoding MBL fold metallo-hydrolase, whose protein sequence is MKFGRFEIIPFVEQAFRLDGGSMFGVIPKKIWGKLMPADEDNLITMETNLFVLKAGGKNFLLDTGLGDCISPVEKKVYAASGQTNIESGLAAFGLSTEDINFVILTHLHTDHSGGAVRNENGALVPRFKKAKYIVQKIEWHEAMNPNERTAAVYISDRLAVIEKAGQLELVDGDTEIIPGVRVLRTGGHTPGHQGVEAVSEGASAAYYADIFPSSHHIRIPYVAAVDLDPVKTMEVKRKLVDKFLKEQTAIAFDHDTNIKIGRLVEREGKIIVNRVE, encoded by the coding sequence TTGAAATTCGGTCGTTTTGAAATAATCCCCTTCGTCGAGCAGGCTTTCCGGCTCGACGGAGGGTCAATGTTTGGTGTTATCCCCAAGAAGATCTGGGGGAAATTGATGCCGGCCGATGAGGATAACCTCATAACCATGGAAACCAATCTTTTCGTTCTTAAGGCCGGCGGAAAGAATTTCCTTCTCGACACTGGATTAGGAGATTGTATCAGCCCGGTCGAGAAAAAAGTCTATGCCGCCTCCGGTCAGACCAATATCGAAAGCGGCCTGGCTGCGTTTGGCTTATCGACGGAAGATATTAATTTTGTCATTCTGACTCACCTCCACACCGACCATTCGGGCGGGGCGGTCAGGAATGAAAACGGTGCGTTGGTGCCTCGTTTCAAGAAGGCAAAGTACATCGTGCAGAAGATAGAATGGCATGAGGCCATGAATCCGAACGAGCGAACCGCCGCGGTTTATATTTCCGACCGGCTCGCTGTCATTGAGAAGGCCGGTCAACTTGAGCTGGTTGACGGCGATACCGAGATAATCCCGGGTGTCCGGGTGCTCAGAACCGGCGGGCATACTCCGGGGCATCAAGGAGTGGAGGCAGTCTCAGAGGGGGCATCGGCGGCATATTATGCGGATATTTTTCCATCATCGCACCATATCCGTATCCCTTATGTGGCGGCGGTCGACCTCGATCCGGTAAAGACGATGGAAGTAAAGCGGAAGCTGGTTGATAAATTTTTGAAAGAGCAGACGGCGATTGCTTTTGACCATGATACAAATATCAAAATCGGAAGACTTGTTGAACGGGAGGGGAAAATAATCGTTAACCGGGTTGAGTAA
- a CDS encoding acyl-CoA carboxylase subunit beta yields MSLEEKLKKLEEMRQQARLGGGQDKIDAQHQKGKLTARERIDLLLDKNSFEEFDMFVTHRSTDFGLADKKVLGDGVVTGCGTIDGRLVFIFSQDFTVFGGSLSGALAEKICKIMDKAMKVGAPVIGLNDSGGARIQEGVVSLGGYAEIFLRNTLASGVVPQISVILGPCAGGAVYSPAITDFILMAKNTSYMFVTGPNVVKTVTHEIVTSEELGGAMVHAGKSGVAHFACENEAEVISTLRKLISYMPQNNLEDPPFRETADPSDREDEILNTIVPDNPNKSYDIKDVIHHIIDDGEFLEVHADYAMNIVVGFARLGGRSIGIIANQPAVLAGVLDIASSIKAARFIRFCDAFNIPILTFEDVPGFLPGTDQEHGGIIKHGAKLLYAYCEATVPKVTVITRKAYGGAYDVMNSKHIRGDVNYAWPTAEIAVMGPKGAVEIIFKKEIDKASDPEGELSKKTDDYREKFANPFIAAAYGYVDDVIEPKTTRGRLIRAFQMLETKKDANPPKKHGNIPL; encoded by the coding sequence ATGTCACTTGAAGAAAAACTGAAGAAGCTTGAAGAGATGCGGCAGCAGGCGCGTCTCGGTGGCGGCCAGGATAAAATCGATGCCCAGCACCAGAAAGGGAAACTGACCGCGCGCGAAAGAATCGACCTGCTGCTGGATAAGAATTCCTTTGAGGAATTCGATATGTTTGTAACGCATCGCAGTACCGATTTTGGGCTGGCCGATAAGAAGGTGCTGGGTGACGGCGTGGTGACCGGTTGCGGCACTATCGATGGCCGCCTGGTTTTCATTTTCTCACAGGATTTTACTGTTTTCGGCGGATCGCTATCGGGCGCCCTTGCGGAAAAGATCTGCAAGATCATGGATAAGGCGATGAAAGTGGGGGCGCCGGTGATTGGTCTTAACGATTCCGGGGGGGCGCGAATACAGGAAGGAGTGGTGTCGCTGGGCGGTTATGCCGAAATATTCCTCCGCAATACGCTTGCCTCGGGGGTGGTCCCGCAAATATCGGTAATATTGGGGCCCTGCGCCGGTGGTGCGGTTTACAGCCCGGCCATCACCGATTTTATTCTGATGGCCAAGAACACCTCCTATATGTTTGTCACCGGCCCTAATGTTGTCAAGACAGTCACCCATGAGATTGTAACTTCCGAGGAACTGGGCGGCGCCATGGTGCATGCCGGCAAATCGGGTGTGGCGCACTTTGCCTGCGAAAACGAGGCCGAGGTGATCAGCACCCTCCGTAAGCTCATCAGTTATATGCCGCAAAATAATCTTGAGGATCCGCCGTTCCGTGAAACCGCCGACCCCTCCGACCGCGAGGATGAGATTCTCAATACGATTGTTCCGGACAATCCGAACAAATCATACGACATCAAGGATGTCATTCATCATATAATTGATGACGGCGAATTTCTGGAAGTGCATGCCGATTACGCAATGAATATCGTGGTCGGCTTCGCCCGCCTGGGGGGGCGCTCGATCGGCATCATTGCCAACCAGCCAGCGGTGCTGGCCGGTGTGCTCGATATTGCCTCATCGATCAAGGCGGCGCGATTTATCCGTTTCTGCGATGCTTTTAATATCCCGATTCTTACTTTCGAGGATGTTCCCGGATTTCTCCCGGGAACGGATCAGGAGCATGGCGGTATTATCAAACACGGCGCCAAATTGCTCTATGCCTATTGTGAGGCGACCGTCCCGAAAGTGACTGTTATTACCCGCAAGGCATACGGCGGAGCGTACGATGTCATGAATTCCAAACATATTCGCGGCGATGTAAACTATGCCTGGCCGACCGCCGAGATTGCGGTGATGGGTCCCAAGGGAGCAGTGGAGATAATTTTCAAGAAGGAGATTGACAAGGCTTCCGATCCCGAGGGAGAACTGAGCAAGAAGACCGACGATTACCGCGAGAAATTTGCCAATCCGTTTATTGCGGCGGCGTATGGGTATGTTGATGATGTGATCGAGCCGAAAACGACACGGGGACGATTGATACGGGCGTTCCAGATGCTGGAGACCAAGAAAGACGCTAACCCGCCCAAAAAGCATGGAAATATACCACTGTAA
- the accC gene encoding acetyl-CoA carboxylase biotin carboxylase subunit — translation MGHKIRKILVANRGEIAIRVIRACHDAGIVSVAVYSDIDKTAYHVRLAEEAYNIGPAPARDSYLNQQNILKAVKQSGADALHPGYGFLAENADFARLCEENGIVFIGPRWQTIAHLGDKLEARRTAIKAGLPVVPGTDFDMNDKKDIQSIGRKIGFPLLVKAAAGGGGKGMRVVRSEENLEESVESAIREAGSAFGDGRVYFEKYLIDPRHIEMQILADAHGNAVYLGERECSIQRRHQKVIEESPSPMMTPELRKRMGKAAVSLAKESGYLGAGTVEFLVDEKMNFYFLEVNTRLQVEHPVTEMVTGFDLVREQIRVAEGEPLSIKQGDVQPRGHAIECRVYAEDPHQDFLPSTGVISEYREPSGPGVRVDSGVVSGSEIPVYYDPIIAKLVVWGRDRSEAIKRAERALTEYRISGLHTTVGFAGVVMRSARFQSGDYNTGFIDKEFPDRAFESPAAGQAKKAAFAAVIFNHLERHKVSVTLKRGAENRAGWVQYYRTQGVNRLNKVK, via the coding sequence ATGGGCCACAAGATAAGAAAAATCCTCGTTGCCAATCGAGGAGAGATTGCCATCCGGGTGATCCGCGCCTGCCATGATGCCGGAATAGTATCGGTGGCGGTCTACTCCGATATTGATAAGACCGCCTATCATGTCCGGCTGGCCGAGGAGGCGTACAACATCGGTCCGGCACCCGCCCGCGACAGTTATCTCAATCAGCAAAATATTCTGAAGGCGGTCAAGCAGTCCGGCGCCGATGCCCTTCATCCCGGTTATGGATTTTTGGCAGAGAATGCCGATTTTGCGCGTCTCTGTGAGGAGAACGGCATCGTATTCATCGGCCCCAGATGGCAGACGATTGCTCATCTGGGGGACAAGCTGGAAGCGCGCCGTACTGCGATCAAGGCAGGTCTCCCGGTTGTGCCGGGAACCGATTTCGATATGAATGATAAGAAGGACATTCAGAGCATAGGGAGAAAAATCGGCTTTCCGCTTCTGGTAAAAGCTGCCGCCGGCGGTGGGGGCAAAGGGATGCGGGTTGTCCGCTCCGAGGAAAATCTGGAAGAATCGGTCGAATCGGCCATACGCGAAGCCGGCTCCGCTTTCGGCGACGGTCGTGTCTATTTCGAAAAATACCTGATTGATCCCCGTCATATCGAAATGCAGATTCTGGCCGATGCGCACGGCAATGCCGTTTATCTGGGTGAGAGAGAATGCTCAATCCAGCGACGGCACCAGAAAGTGATAGAGGAATCTCCTTCACCGATGATGACCCCTGAGCTTCGTAAGCGGATGGGTAAAGCGGCGGTCAGTCTCGCGAAAGAGTCGGGGTATCTCGGCGCCGGGACGGTGGAATTTTTGGTCGATGAGAAGATGAATTTCTATTTTCTTGAGGTCAACACCCGCCTTCAGGTGGAGCATCCGGTGACCGAGATGGTAACCGGGTTTGATCTGGTCCGCGAGCAGATACGGGTTGCGGAGGGGGAGCCGCTGTCAATCAAACAGGGAGATGTGCAGCCGCGCGGCCATGCTATCGAATGCCGTGTCTATGCCGAGGACCCGCATCAGGACTTCCTACCCTCAACCGGCGTCATTTCGGAATATCGGGAGCCTTCCGGCCCCGGTGTGCGGGTTGACTCCGGCGTGGTATCCGGTTCCGAGATTCCCGTGTACTATGATCCGATCATTGCCAAACTGGTTGTCTGGGGGCGAGATCGTTCTGAAGCGATAAAGCGGGCCGAGCGGGCCCTGACCGAGTACCGCATATCGGGATTGCATACCACGGTCGGATTTGCCGGCGTGGTCATGCGCTCGGCTCGTTTCCAGTCCGGAGATTATAATACGGGCTTTATTGATAAAGAATTTCCCGATCGGGCTTTTGAAAGCCCGGCGGCGGGACAGGCGAAAAAGGCGGCATTTGCAGCGGTGATATTCAATCATCTGGAGCGCCATAAAGTATCGGTGACGCTCAAACGCGGCGCAGAAAACCGCGCCGGCTGGGTGCAGTACTATCGCACTCAGGGAGTCAATCGTCTGAATAAGGTCAAGTGA
- a CDS encoding biotin/lipoyl-binding protein — MADLEDRYIVTVDDVEYDIRLAHRGSDFAIEYNGASHRVAVDKLTEKKFLLKIDNGSTEVDISRDGDGLDIFLEGKEMQVKVEPYNLAELRRRTGAALTGTEDKIIRAPMPGLVLSVAVKAGDTVKKGMTLAIIEAMKMENMIKSSTDGVVTEIFVSAGRAVDKNEKLLELE, encoded by the coding sequence ATGGCTGATTTGGAAGACAGATATATTGTCACTGTCGATGATGTCGAGTATGATATCAGGCTGGCTCACCGCGGTTCGGATTTTGCGATTGAATACAATGGCGCATCCCACAGAGTGGCTGTTGATAAACTGACGGAAAAGAAATTTCTTCTTAAAATCGATAACGGCTCCACTGAAGTGGATATCAGCCGTGACGGCGACGGCCTGGATATATTTCTCGAGGGGAAGGAGATGCAGGTCAAGGTCGAACCATACAATCTGGCCGAACTGCGACGCAGAACCGGAGCGGCGCTAACTGGAACCGAGGATAAGATTATTCGGGCGCCGATGCCCGGTCTGGTGCTTTCGGTAGCAGTTAAAGCGGGGGATACGGTGAAAAAGGGAATGACGCTGGCCATTATCGAGGCCATGAAAATGGAGAATATGATAAAGTCATCGACAGACGGAGTGGTCACCGAAATATTCGTATCGGCCGGCCGAGCGGTAGATAAAAACGAAAAACTGCTGGAATTGGAATAG
- a CDS encoding methylmalonyl-CoA mutase family protein produces the protein MSREKKTTSGIEIPVVAEPGKASPERSERPGTYPYMRGIYEDMYRGRLWTMRQYAGFGTAEETNRRFRYLLSQGQTGLSVAFDLATQIGYDSDHPLAHGEVGRTGVAIDSLEDMEQLFAGISLGEVSTSMTINATAVILLAMYIVTAGKQGVAPEQISGTVQNDILKEFIARGTYIFPPEPSMRIITDIFGYAQKHLPQFNTISISGYHIREAGATAAQEAAFTLANGIAYVESALKAGLGIDDFAPRLSFFFAAHNNLFEEVAKFRATRRIWAATMKERFQAKSYKSLLLRFHTQTGGSTLTAQQPENNIVRTTLQALAAVLGGTQSLHTNAFDEALALPTEKSAEIALRTQQIIGYESGAADSADPLGGSYFVEYLTGEMEGRIDELMQEIERRGGAIKCVESGYFRNEIAQSAYRCQKEVEAGEAVIVGVNRFASEARQVPGILRVDQELEGRQIARLKELRRRRDNAAVKEALQALDDAARSDTNIVEPVIRAVEHYATVGEISDTLRRIWGEYHERI, from the coding sequence ATGAGCCGCGAGAAAAAGACGACCTCCGGCATTGAAATTCCGGTTGTGGCCGAACCGGGAAAGGCATCTCCGGAAAGATCGGAGCGCCCCGGCACTTACCCATATATGCGGGGCATCTATGAAGATATGTACCGCGGTCGGCTCTGGACCATGCGTCAGTATGCCGGATTCGGGACCGCCGAGGAGACCAACCGGCGTTTCCGTTACCTTCTTTCACAGGGGCAGACCGGCCTCTCGGTGGCGTTTGACCTGGCCACGCAGATCGGGTATGATTCGGATCATCCTCTGGCGCATGGCGAGGTCGGACGAACCGGGGTGGCGATTGATTCGCTCGAGGATATGGAGCAACTCTTTGCCGGGATTTCTCTTGGGGAAGTTTCGACCTCGATGACGATCAACGCCACGGCGGTAATTCTGCTGGCCATGTATATTGTGACCGCTGGGAAGCAGGGCGTTGCGCCCGAGCAGATTTCCGGGACGGTGCAAAACGATATTCTTAAAGAATTTATTGCCCGCGGCACCTATATTTTCCCTCCCGAGCCGTCAATGCGGATAATCACCGATATATTCGGTTATGCCCAGAAGCATCTGCCGCAATTTAATACGATTTCCATTTCCGGTTATCATATTCGGGAGGCGGGCGCCACGGCCGCGCAGGAAGCGGCCTTCACTCTGGCCAACGGTATTGCTTATGTTGAAAGCGCCCTGAAGGCCGGGCTGGGGATTGATGATTTTGCCCCGCGTCTCTCTTTTTTCTTTGCCGCTCACAATAATCTTTTTGAGGAGGTGGCCAAATTCCGGGCGACCCGAAGGATCTGGGCGGCGACCATGAAAGAGAGATTCCAGGCCAAGTCCTATAAATCCTTGCTTCTCCGTTTTCACACGCAGACGGGCGGTTCCACCCTGACCGCCCAGCAGCCGGAAAACAATATTGTACGCACAACGCTTCAGGCGCTGGCGGCGGTTCTCGGCGGGACACAATCATTGCACACCAACGCTTTTGATGAAGCCCTGGCTCTGCCGACTGAAAAATCGGCCGAAATTGCCCTGCGCACGCAGCAGATAATCGGCTATGAATCGGGTGCGGCCGATTCGGCCGATCCTCTTGGCGGTTCCTATTTTGTTGAGTATCTTACAGGGGAGATGGAAGGTAGAATCGATGAACTGATGCAGGAAATTGAACGCCGGGGAGGAGCTATTAAATGTGTTGAAAGTGGCTATTTCAGGAATGAAATCGCCCAATCCGCGTATCGCTGCCAGAAAGAGGTGGAAGCCGGCGAGGCGGTTATCGTGGGGGTCAATCGCTTTGCATCTGAGGCCAGGCAGGTTCCGGGCATTTTGAGAGTTGACCAGGAATTGGAAGGCAGGCAGATTGCCCGTCTGAAAGAACTTCGCCGCCGGCGCGACAACGCCGCGGTTAAGGAGGCGTTGCAAGCTCTTGATGATGCCGCGCGGAGCGACACCAATATTGTTGAGCCGGTGATAAGGGCGGTCGAGCATTATGCCACCGTGGGAGAAATATCCGATACCTTAAGGAGAATCTGGGGAGAATACCATGAAAGGATATAG
- the mce gene encoding methylmalonyl-CoA epimerase: MNDGFRLAHIGIAVADMEKAIDVFTRLLGSKPSQISELAAQKVKIAFFPGMGGSGDIELVAPLGEGSTVKKFIQKNGEGLHHLCIKVSNIDAKLKELAEQGYRLIDDNPRIGAGGHKIAFIHPSSLSGVLVELEEE; the protein is encoded by the coding sequence GTGAATGATGGTTTTCGGCTCGCGCACATTGGCATCGCCGTGGCCGACATGGAAAAGGCAATTGATGTTTTTACCAGACTGCTGGGGTCAAAGCCCTCACAGATCAGTGAGCTTGCCGCCCAGAAAGTCAAAATTGCTTTTTTCCCCGGTATGGGCGGCTCCGGAGACATTGAACTGGTGGCCCCGCTCGGTGAGGGGAGTACTGTTAAAAAATTCATTCAGAAAAATGGGGAAGGTCTTCACCATCTCTGTATAAAGGTTTCCAATATTGATGCAAAACTGAAAGAGCTGGCTGAGCAGGGATATCGATTAATCGATGACAACCCGCGCATCGGAGCGGGCGGACATAAAATTGCTTTTATTCATCCCTCGTCGTTATCCGGGGTTCTGGTGGAATTGGAGGAGGAGTAG
- a CDS encoding zinc ribbon domain-containing protein, producing the protein MLLALLCLPIVTGAETGSSFLSDQLACFVIVPPGWAIDTNQADEIVLTDRFDSANYISVKRYNIEQTNQIRSESDLRDAISGLYRKMGIEGIPANFKIIEGKAVFEIDFETYDISGIAYHKFLRGTICRKAADGQVLYLIIGAAPSKNYEAVLPQFKIVGSALRITEELSPDLFPSQNLFKYFLILVVIGLSIFFFGRNRRVQKSRNPLGRDSVNFWRCGSCGRVNHSETRFCHRCGAERVEIKIPRG; encoded by the coding sequence GTGCTGTTGGCGTTGCTCTGCCTGCCGATCGTGACCGGCGCCGAAACAGGGTCAAGCTTTTTATCCGACCAACTTGCCTGTTTTGTCATTGTTCCCCCGGGATGGGCGATTGATACCAATCAGGCTGATGAGATTGTGCTGACCGATAGATTTGATAGTGCAAATTACATTTCGGTCAAAAGATACAACATTGAGCAAACCAATCAGATTCGCTCCGAAAGCGACCTCCGGGATGCAATAAGCGGCCTCTACCGAAAGATGGGTATCGAGGGCATTCCGGCTAACTTCAAAATCATCGAGGGGAAAGCGGTTTTTGAAATCGATTTCGAAACATACGATATCTCGGGAATCGCCTATCACAAATTTCTCCGGGGAACCATTTGCCGAAAAGCCGCCGACGGGCAGGTTCTATACTTGATAATCGGGGCGGCGCCCAGTAAAAACTATGAGGCCGTTTTGCCGCAGTTCAAGATAGTCGGTTCGGCCCTGCGGATAACCGAGGAACTATCGCCCGACCTGTTTCCGAGCCAGAACCTGTTCAAGTATTTTCTTATTCTGGTGGTGATCGGACTCAGTATATTCTTTTTCGGTCGGAATCGTCGCGTGCAGAAATCGCGTAATCCTCTGGGGCGGGATAGCGTCAACTTCTGGCGCTGCGGATCTTGCGGAAGGGTGAATCACAGCGAAACGAGATTTTGCCATCGCTGCGGTGCGGAAAGAGTCGAAATAAAAATCCCCCGGGGATGA
- a CDS encoding BlaI/MecI/CopY family transcriptional regulator: MSELREPIIIFRPSAPGLQKFMGKLEADLMEIVWENGPLTVKRALFFISHKHHYAYTTIMTVMSKLTQKGMLSREKSGHSFVYSAEMGKEQFLTFAVEKVISGLQSDFGAIVSSFLASPSRSRKKGK, encoded by the coding sequence ATGAGCGAATTAAGAGAGCCAATCATTATTTTTCGGCCTTCCGCCCCCGGTCTGCAGAAATTTATGGGGAAATTGGAGGCGGATCTGATGGAAATTGTCTGGGAAAACGGCCCGTTAACGGTCAAACGGGCCCTCTTTTTTATCAGCCACAAACATCATTATGCCTATACGACGATTATGACCGTGATGAGCAAGCTTACCCAAAAAGGGATGCTCTCAAGAGAAAAGTCGGGCCATTCGTTTGTCTATTCGGCAGAAATGGGAAAAGAGCAGTTTCTTACATTCGCAGTCGAAAAAGTAATTTCCGGTCTCCAAAGCGATTTCGGAGCAATTGTCTCCTCTTTCCTCGCCAGCCCGTCCCGCTCTCGCAAAAAGGGAAAATGA
- a CDS encoding DUF5668 domain-containing protein: MFWGIAFIIAGLLLLLSQLHVIAGDFWDYLLPIVLIALGAKMMFDRKRHHY, from the coding sequence ATGTTTTGGGGAATCGCCTTTATTATCGCGGGGTTACTGCTACTCCTGTCACAGTTGCATGTTATCGCGGGGGATTTCTGGGATTATCTTCTGCCGATTGTTCTGATCGCCCTGGGCGCCAAGATGATGTTTGACCGCAAACGCCACCATTATTGA
- a CDS encoding DUF169 domain-containing protein, which produces MLKELDEALVTYVRPGSFPLAVRLVKEGEEISERTRYPHRDLNTQVAICQTFSIARRYGWQMAVGKEDINCPLALTAFGFKEEIETFSCGEMCAGMFTETKSAGARTEAQVAKFSFREYKYILTAPISRADFVPHLYLVYGNSAQVMRMLAACLYKTGGYLTSRFSARLDCADICVETMRNGKPQIILPCYGDRVFGQTQDDEMAITFPAGMEADLIAGLEGTHIGGIRYPVPSFLRYTPQYPKHYYRLFEDWEKKEKPGHEG; this is translated from the coding sequence ATGTTAAAAGAACTGGATGAAGCTCTGGTAACTTATGTTCGACCCGGTTCCTTTCCCCTGGCGGTCAGGCTGGTCAAAGAGGGCGAAGAAATTTCTGAGCGAACAAGATATCCCCACCGGGATTTGAATACCCAGGTAGCCATCTGCCAGACTTTCTCGATCGCCCGACGTTATGGTTGGCAAATGGCGGTCGGCAAAGAGGACATCAATTGTCCTCTGGCGCTGACCGCATTTGGATTCAAGGAGGAAATCGAGACTTTTTCCTGCGGGGAGATGTGCGCCGGGATGTTTACGGAAACTAAATCGGCCGGCGCAAGAACCGAAGCTCAGGTGGCGAAGTTCTCCTTCCGGGAGTACAAATATATCCTGACGGCGCCCATTTCACGGGCCGACTTTGTCCCGCATCTGTATCTGGTATACGGCAATTCCGCCCAGGTAATGCGGATGCTGGCCGCCTGCCTCTATAAAACCGGAGGGTATTTGACCAGCCGCTTCTCGGCCCGCCTCGATTGTGCCGATATCTGCGTCGAGACAATGCGAAACGGGAAGCCGCAGATTATCCTTCCCTGCTATGGCGACCGGGTCTTCGGGCAGACACAGGATGATGAAATGGCCATCACCTTCCCGGCTGGAATGGAGGCCGATTTGATTGCCGGTTTAGAGGGGACTCATATAGGAGGAATCCGATATCCTGTCCCGTCGTTCCTTCGCTATACCCCGCAATATCCGAAACACTACTACCGACTCTTTGAAGATTGGGAGAAAAAGGAGAAACCAGGGCATGAAGGATAA